TGTCGAAGTTTTCAAGGTTGCAGGTTCCAAATTTCTTAAGCTTAACCGGGGAACGTGGCATGCTGGCCCTCTATTTAAGGCAGATGCAATGGACTTTTACAATCTAGAGTTGAGCAATACAAACGTGAGTTTTTCTCCTATCTTTTTCCAGGATAATTTGGCAGCTGTATGCATCCTAGTTAAAGACTTTATGTTTTAGTCGATTTTGCTCTGGCTCACATGGCCTTTTATTCTACTAACAGGTGATTGATCATACCCAACACAACTTTAAAAAGGACAATGGAGTGGTCTTTTTAGTTGACGAGTAACTTCAGAGTTTGATCTAGTTTCCAGCATTTCAACTATTTCTGTATATTGTTTATCAATAAATGACAAAtgtcatttatataatttctggGAAGTTCAGCGTTCTGCATCATATGTGTAAACATTCCTCTTCTGCATGtttgaacaaaatatttaagGTCGGACCTAATGGTGGTGGGGTTTAGTTAGTTTGCACAAAGTCTTAAACTGTAACTTTGGCAAAACTTGTTCCTACACCTCCATACATTTCTCCTTGCTACTCCATAGGCTAGGTGAATAGACATTTTTgcctttatcttcttcttcttccatccaTGTACCTCTCACCCCTTTCTTCTTTCACTTCCATTTGTGccctcatcttcttcctccaccGGCACTCCTTACTCCACTTCCACTGGCCtccccttttcttctttcacctCCACTGgcaactttcttcttccttcaccgACCTCTCTCTCCACTCTTCACATTCTTTCCTTAAAAAGACATTTCAGATGGTGaaacatgaaatgaaaaataaaaaatacaatctaaaattatatttcaaaatgtacaatagagaatataatttttgtatttaagaTTATGCATTTTCTGAACATTCCTGAATTGCATGTTccaaaattcaaaatgaaaagaaagtgCAATTGCAATTTTTAAAGATATGAAGGTGTGCCAAGAAATTATGGTGGCACACAAAGAAAGTTGCTTGGTACTTTATTGTTGTTAGAaatacctaattttttttttcattcattttatatttttttctactttttattctcttttttcttaaaaaaatataaaactttacatttttataatcattcTTCTATTTTTTGCTCTTATTATTTGTGACAAATAGTAGTGTTGTCAAAACAGACATCTTGATCTAGTCCAGTCTATCATGGATTAATTATTTAGTGAGTTGATTCAATCTGATTCACttatcaaaaatatttgaatctAATAGTGTCTATTATGAATTGGGGAATTAAATAGATTGATTTCTtcactcaagaaaaataaattttttttaaattgaaatctAAATAAGATTCTATAATGCTTGAACTCCATTTACAATCCGAAGTTCAAACAACTATATATTACAAAACTGGACATCTTCATGGtgttaattaataaagaaattgaaccCTACGTGCAAAAGGAAATCACTGAAGAAGAGAACGGAGACGAAGCATCGACTATAACCAGATAAAGAAATGCATGTGGAAGGATAGTATTCTATTATAGAAGCCAAAGGAGAAACGTGAGAAATAGGAGTCGGACaagggagaaaaaaatggaggcATCGAGAAGGAAGATGTTAACAGCACAAAACTCGGTCCTCGAGTATATATGATGAAGATCATGAAAGTCTGCAACGCCCAAGGTTTTGTTTATGGCATCATCCCAAAAAAGGGAAAGCCCGTGTCGGGTTCCTCGGACAGCTTCCACGAATGGTGAAAGGACCAAATCCACATTTACATTTTAGGTTTTGGGTTTtcataacataaaaaaacataatatattggTGAACCAAATTGGGATCATTACAAATTTAACCCCGGTGAACCAAGTTCAAGTGGGTCGGACTAAAAAATATTCAGTGGATTAAATTAGCTCAGAGATTCAAACTTGTTTTGACGGCTCTATCAAATAGAAAGATGTGTGCCTATGAGCTTTATGACCTAAGTTAATTGagagttattttttaaattaagtaaataaaataaatgcatttagttttattacttattttttttaaacactcattttattttatgtaaatgtttaataaacaaaattatgatgAATGTATGGTATGTAGTAATTTTAGAcgtttaaaatacaaaatgtgctgaataaatttaaaagatttatatgaATTGAAGTTAGTTTCAATGgaaaatttaatgtttcaattGATAGTTTCGAACAAATTTAGATAGCGTAATTGATTTGGTTCATAAAACTTTTGCGCAAGGGATAACTTGACGGTTGGGTAGAATAAAGTTAAATGTGGAAGGGAAAACATTTCAGATGCGGCGTCCATTTATAACAATGatcaaatggaaaatgaaaaggTGCTCAACAGGAAAAGTTTTGGTTCTCTGCAAGTCATTCCAACCCCGATTTTGCCAGAAAACAAAAAGCTAATAACagtaattttacataatttttttctcgaAATGGGTactaaacaaaattttgttaaaagcATTTACAAATCACGAGATAACACAGATTTTGATCGATGAGgtgaaaaaaatttcagaaatatTTGAATGTTCTGTCGGAGTGGCTGTTGTATCTCCATATTGATTATCATTACTCGGCTCCCATCAACTGCGTGAGGAATTAGCACACAACTTAATTCATTGATTTTGCAAGTGCCAAGGTGGGTTGGTTAATATTTGAACTATAGAAAAGCATCAGTAGTCACCTTGAATATATCTCCAAACATCCCCATGGGGTTCTTTCGTTGTACTCCAAAGAACCTCTCGGCAGTATCATCTAGCATCTGAATCACAGTTTGTCACATCAAATGCAGCACATGGCTTGAAATTTCAGTTTcgtgcaaaaacaaaaataacctcAACAAAATCACATAAGAGAGGTTAGAATTTTCATTGGACAATACGGATACGCCCACATATTCATTTGCTAACTAATATCTCTACCAACAACAGAGAGGAAAACAGATCATGACTTTGTTTGGTAAGTTATCTGACCTCATTGAACGCAGGTTCCCTTTCAATACTTGGCCTAAAATTTGCTcttaacatattaaaaagaGGCAGAGCATCTCTCTCCAACCTGACATAACAAAAAGAAGGCATTGGTTTGCAACAAAAATGGAGCTCTAAATATTTGAAAGTACTGTAATAGAAAACCCTTCTTCCCATTAAAAACATCTCATACTAAGTAAATATGACTCCTATCCGATGTAACTTCATCTATTACATAATTCGATGAGCACCTTGCTTCTCTTTTATCAAGTGGTAACCAATTAATTATGTCTCTATTCCTGTCCTTAGAGCAGAATAAGGTCcttaattttagtttgatttcttttattcctATCCATTGTCCATAACAAAGTGAAGTTTTTAAATCCTGTAATAGatgaaatttagaaacaaataaaatactaaataatctTGGAACTAAACCGCTTCCAGTCCccttaaaattaaagtaatgcAGAATGCCCCTTTTGTATGTCTGCATTTAGAACAGAAATTGATCAATTTTTTGGTTTAAGTCGAACAACATAAAAGACTTACGTTCGCAGAAGATAATTAATGAATTGCATCAACTCTGTCTTAGGAAATGTAACCTCAGCTGATTCGACTTGCGTCTTTATCTCATCCATTAGTATGTTCGCGTCTTTCAAATTGCCTACAGATAAATACCTATAGTGCAAGAAATGAGCAATTCATCAGTTTCAAACCTTGTTTAAATACGCAGGGAAGTACAGCTGAAAGACACTAGCCAAACAAAAAATGGACTTCAAATTTAATAAGCATGTTAACATCATCGAAAACAGTGGATTCACTTCTTTACACTTCAATTGTCACCTAGGATACCCACTGAAAGGGCATTAGTAGAGAGGTCATGGGGTTAAGGTAAGTAACTATGCATGCATCAATGATGATTAGTACAACTGAAGTGaaaattttcttcattatcaCTTAAACTAGAGATACCAAACAGGGAGTGGAGAATAGCTTTAAACTGATTCTATTATCGtttcttttaagtttgtttttacTAGCAAGAAACAATATCCAAATCTTACATTCTGTGACCTGAATAGGAAGTGTTTGTTTTGACAATAAAGTAGATGAAAACCTAGCGATAATACATTCTGCCAGATACAAACAATATTGGAGCCAAGTTAAATGCAcgcaaaaaccaaaaaaaaaaaaattaaacagagAAATATCTATGCACTACAGTTcaaatgaaataagaaaaacataaatttcatCATGGTATATATTCAGTAGTCAGAAACATTGATATTATTGCCAGGTAACTAGAGAGAATTACATACTAAAATGCTTTTTACCTTAAAACTGCCCGAGCAATGGCCAAATCGTCTTCACCAGGGTAACACTACAACATTTGAAAAAACACATCAGTTGATCCTTCCCAAAACTATACCataagaaaaaagtaaattCATCAGCTATCTCCTCCATTTaagtttgagaataaaaataatataacagtCATAAGCATAAATAAACATCACAAAAGTCGATCCAAGGTTTAGCAGAAAAGTAGATCAAAATTGTTGGGATGCCTCCCACACAACATTGGAAAGCTGAGCCAAATAACAAGGAATAAAAACAATAGGAGGCTGACCTTGCCCAAAAAACTGACGAGAGTAGTAGCAAACTTCTTTGGATTATTTCCTTTCACGTAATGATATGTAACTTTAGCCATATCCTGCAGGTAAAAAGCAAATGGATATTCACTCGCTacataaatatcataaaatttaaatcttttaaaggCACGCAAAGCTTCACAGCATAAAGCTATTTCCATAGCAGCCCCAAAATTCAGATATGTCACTTGCTCCAAACAATCTATGCAACAATGTACTCTAacttaagttttttctttctttgtatcAAAAGTTCATGCTAGGCATCATTATATTCTTTGATATCTCAGCTATGTTACACCCCAAAACATATCTAGCATTTGTAAtcacatgaaaaatattattaaaaaataaataaataaaaaataaacaatcatGGGCCTGCAAACCAAACCCATGATCAAAGAATACATGGCATACATAAACCAAAACTAAGCTCTCCTATAAATTGGAAGTTTACatctattatgaaaaaaatccaaactaatactagaatgtaaaaaaaataccattttaaattttctctatTTACCAAACTCATATTAGCCAACTTATCAACACAACAATTTCCTTCCCTTAAAATATGCAAAACTTTAAACTCCATATCTCTACAAAGAGTTAGACATTTCCTCCATCTTCTTCTAAGAGTCCAAGGAActatattttcattatcaaaaacTTTACACACCAAAATTGAGTCACGTTCCAACCAAAGATGTGGGAACTTCTTCCAAGCACACTACATAGCATAGATAACTCCCATAAGTTCTGCATACAGAGAATTTTATAGGCCCAGAAAAGCAGAAAAACTACTAATATATTCTCCTTTACTACCTCTAAAAATACCACCACAAGCAGCCACACCCGAACAACCTTTTGCAGCACCATCAGTATTTACTTTGATCCAATGTACTTCCGGAAATTCCCAATCATTTGAGATTAAAGAAGGGGTACAAAGACCGAGACAGAATAccaaaaaattttaacaccTTAAAATCagatatatttagatttagaCGAAGAAGAACCCAATTTTATATCAGCATTGCCTAGTCTCATGTAAACTGAGATAAATTCAAGGAAATTAAGGGTAGATATAAGATTAGAAAAGGAGGTACGTTTACATGGCCCTTGAAAGTATCAGCTTAAAACAGCTACCACTAGAGCAAATAAGAGAGATAAGGAGTCTCCAAGCCTGACTTCTAGCTTAtccttaaaacaaaaatttgcgACTAAAATCACAGACAAAGTAGTAGTTGAGAGACACCGATAATTTCATCATCTCTATCTAGTGCCTAACCCTTTCTAACAATAACACTGGTCTAGAAaccaatttgaaaataaatcatGTTTTCAGAGAGATTAGAGGACGTGCTACAATTTGCAATTTAGCCAATTCAGACCCAAAGAACGTTGgcaatttcttcttctcatctcagccaattttctataattttaacaGCTACCTAATTTATTTGACTAGCATCACTACCTAATTTATATAATACCTCAATAACTAACAATTTGATTCTCCAAACATTCATAAAATGGCTTCCGAATTCTCCACATCCTCATAGACAAAATGCAaccaaaaatatctaaatttaggCAACTAATCCATGTTTATGCGAATTTGTTAAATGTTGATCCAGAAAAGCTTTTACATATCTACACACGTGTTTTTCTTCCACATAAAGATTAAAGATAAGATTCAAAAAAATAGCCTGTGAAACTTACCACCTCCGGACTTTCAGAAAATATGTATTCAGCTAGCATGATGTGCAGCTCTGGAGATCCATTAATACCTGCTCCATTTTCGGCAGACCACCTGAATAGATAGCAAGTAAAGAGAGAAGATATTATTcagacaaaaaattattataatctaGATATTTTCCCAACAAGTAATTTAAGTTTCTGCACACTCATTATAATTATGAGCACAAAAGTCTTATCAACAATATATTTGGGAAATACAAATGCTTTTTCTTCTGTAATATTTCCATTTCAGAAATAATACACACTTTGTTTCCATTACTGAGACATGTTTTCCCTTTTAATCGCAACTGATATTTCTGCTAAAATATTGCGAACTAAATCAACAAGGTAAATAATTTTGAAGTCAGCACCTGGATTTGAGATATGATGAGAATCAATCATGTCAGAAACATAGATGAGAGGATCAATCATAAATCCTTTTACATCTTATGCCCTCAATTAACATTAGAAGTTTTTGTACTGATCAgttaattcaacaaaaaaaaaaacataaatgcatGTGCTGGCAGAACAAATCAAAACACTTTCCTCATATAGGATATTGCAAACTTTTCTCTATTATAGCTTGTAAATTGAAACACATAAAAGTCACCTCGACTTATGATCAAATAGATTCTCAGTTACAAGTATTAATAAGATATCTAAATGATTTAATATCTTTCTGTAAAGTGAACAATGAATTAAACTACATCTTTTAAGATAAACACAACAGTACTTGACATTAACCCGCAAAGAAAAGAGAGGGGGGAgtgttaaatgttaaatataatcTAGAGACTTTTAATGTGTTGAGTCTCACTTGATAGCAGCTTTTAAGAATGAGGAACAGCCCTCAACACGTGTCTTTGCACTTCCAATGCTTTCAGAAAGCTGCTGCATGTCATCAACATCCCACAGGTGTTGGGGTAATGCAACCCGAGGAAATGATATATAGATTTTCTTGAGACGTTCTAccattaacatttaaaaatagttagtaATAAGAACGACTGTTTCAtggttaaataatatatgaatcCAAATAAGAATGAATGCTTTTATGCAAGTCTATGATaagtaaaattaagaaaatttacaTCGCATCACAAATAAacccacaaaaaaaaataacgacTCAAAAATAAAACTGCATACGAAAGGATAAAGAACGAACCAAGAATCTCCTCATCATAAGGAACTTTCCCTTTTCCTAATATCTCCACAAACAATAAAGCTAACTCTGCTCCACAGGTTACCTTCAATAAATAGGAAATAGCTGTTACACTTTTCTGTTTGACAGGTCTACTGAATGTCttgtaatatatgtatattaacaTTGGAAAgacattttaaagtttaatttaaatttaaatataatggaaagggtcctttttttttctcttaatgaattttttaaatgcaTGTGAAGAGAGAAATGGTATACATTTATGACATATAATCCTCTTATATCAATTAATACAGCTAAgaacatatatacatacaaacaTAGGGATGGGCCCAAGCCCATATACAAAAAAGTATCTAACAGCATTTCAGATGTCTCAGATAGGCAAAAATACATGATCTAGATAGGAAAAGTAGTCAATCAtgttatataattcaaaacacaGCTCACATAACAGCAGACAAAGTAAAAATGACGCAGAGACATGGCCTTTGAAGCCATCACAGCTACTCCAGCCCCCCACCCACCCACGGAAAAAAGGCTGATAGTAGAACAGCAGACATGAACAGTCtataaattacaataatataacaatatgaaaattataaaactgaCAAACGCATATCTTTAAAgacattgaaatggaaaatgtaGAACCTGCCCATTGGACAATTGAATGCACGTTCCTGAATGTAGGATATCTAATGCTTCGGTGTACCTCTGAGCAGATACATATCTGCATCAAATAATGTATGCTACATTAATGACAACACCTTATCTGATGAGTATGCGTGGAGAAACAATAAAGTTACATGCCAAAGGTAGTGGATTCATTTTTGTTAAACTATATTTAAGAGAGACATTGAACTAAAACCATGTGTTTCTGTGGCAGCATGAATGTTTCATTacattgaaaaaacaaaatcaatataataaattgagtAATTTAATATCCTCTAATAATAAAGACATGAtacgaaaataaataaaagtattccTAATAATACGTGTATAATCTAGATATTCTTCAATATATAggatttatataattataatactcCTCAAACTGGAGCATAAAGGTCATATGTGCCTAGTTTGATTCAAAATATGGTCGATCTTTAGTCTGCTCAGAGACTTATTGTATATGTCAGTCAACTCTTCACTAGTGATTTCTCCAAACtccattttttttgtcatatgaAACAACAATCTATCTCAATATGTTTGATCCTACAATGAAGACAACATTAGAGACAATGTATAATGTTACCTGGTTGTCACATATAAGATGCATTAGgaacttcaaatttaagttcTTTGATGAGTTGTTTTAATCAATGAGCTCACAAGTGACTTACATCATCGCCATGTCATGCTTTTGCACTTGATTTTACCACAACATTGGTTTCTTATTTATTcacaatatttaattacttCCAGCAAAAATACAGCACCT
This genomic interval from Vigna radiata var. radiata cultivar VC1973A chromosome 8, Vradiata_ver6, whole genome shotgun sequence contains the following:
- the LOC106772458 gene encoding Golgi to ER traffic protein 4 homolog isoform X1 produces the protein MSRQRSRRVELPPAQENIEKLEKVVNEGNYYGAQQMYKSISARYVSAQRYTEALDILHSGTCIQLSNGQVTCGAELALLFVEILGKGKVPYDEEILERLKKIYISFPRVALPQHLWDVDDMQQLSESIGSAKTRVEGCSSFLKAAIKWSAENGAGINGSPELHIMLAEYIFSESPEVDMAKVTYHYVKGNNPKKFATTLVSFLGKCYPGEDDLAIARAVLRYLSVGNLKDANILMDEIKTQVESAEVTFPKTELMQFINYLLRTLERDALPLFNMLRANFRPSIEREPAFNEMLDDTAERFFGVQRKNPMGMFGDIFKLMGAE
- the LOC106772458 gene encoding Golgi to ER traffic protein 4 homolog isoform X2, with the protein product MYKSISARYVSAQRYTEALDILHSGTCIQLSNGQVTCGAELALLFVEILGKGKVPYDEEILERLKKIYISFPRVALPQHLWDVDDMQQLSESIGSAKTRVEGCSSFLKAAIKWSAENGAGINGSPELHIMLAEYIFSESPEVDMAKVTYHYVKGNNPKKFATTLVSFLGKCYPGEDDLAIARAVLRYLSVGNLKDANILMDEIKTQVESAEVTFPKTELMQFINYLLRTLERDALPLFNMLRANFRPSIEREPAFNEMLDDTAERFFGVQRKNPMGMFGDIFKLMGAE